From Varibaculum massiliense, a single genomic window includes:
- a CDS encoding ATP-dependent Clp protease proteolytic subunit, protein MQTAAVKNEGDQPSSLALGDHVFNKLLKERIIWLGSEVAEDNANQICAQMMLLAAQDPEKPIFLYINSPGGSVTAGMAIYDTMQYIEPEVVTVALGMAASMGQLLLTAGTPGKRYATPHARILMHQPSGGVGGTASDIRINANLILQMKQELAEINAQRTGKSVEKIREDSERDHWFTAQEALEYGFIDHVIESARNLGADGKEL, encoded by the coding sequence GTGCAAACTGCGGCAGTAAAAAATGAGGGAGATCAGCCAAGCTCCCTAGCTTTAGGTGACCATGTTTTTAATAAGCTGTTAAAAGAACGGATTATTTGGTTGGGCTCGGAAGTAGCCGAGGACAACGCCAACCAGATTTGTGCCCAGATGATGTTGTTGGCGGCGCAAGATCCGGAAAAACCGATTTTTCTTTACATTAATTCTCCGGGTGGCTCGGTAACTGCCGGCATGGCCATCTATGACACTATGCAATATATCGAACCGGAAGTAGTTACTGTGGCTTTGGGAATGGCGGCCTCGATGGGACAGCTGCTGCTGACTGCCGGTACCCCGGGGAAACGTTACGCGACCCCTCATGCCCGGATTCTGATGCACCAACCCTCAGGGGGAGTGGGCGGTACCGCTTCTGATATTCGGATTAACGCTAACTTAATCCTGCAGATGAAACAGGAACTAGCCGAAATAAATGCCCAGCGTACCGGGAAATCAGTGGAAAAAATCCGGGAAGATTCAGAACGTGATCACTGGTTCACCGCTCAAGAGGCTCTCGAATACGGGTTTATTGACCACGTAATCGAATCGGCTCGCAATCTCGGCGCTGATGGAAAGGAACTCTAG
- a CDS encoding gluconeogenesis factor YvcK family protein has protein sequence MRTLLDADGWMTRGWTGPNIVALGGGHGLSATLRALRHITRQLTAVVTVADDGGSSGRLRKELGVLPPGDLRMALAALCDDTDWGLTWRDAMQHRFSSDGPLDNHALGNLLIVTMWDLLGDVVEGLDWVARLLNCEGKVLPMCAEPMEIEADLVRGGKKRTVHGQARAAKAPGKVVDVRLSPAHPQVCPQTIQAIQEAEGIVLGPGSWYTSVIPHLLVPELAEALQNSSAGKVMVMNLEPHTDETEDLTISGHIEAFRHFAPEMKIDVVIVDPTAIDDDDELERAAESVGAKLVMRQVRAGSASEQHDPLRLAAALRDAFQGYLSEVGVSEF, from the coding sequence ATGAGAACGTTACTGGATGCAGATGGTTGGATGACCCGCGGTTGGACGGGGCCTAATATTGTGGCGCTAGGAGGCGGGCATGGCTTGTCTGCTACCCTGCGAGCCCTGCGGCATATTACTCGACAGCTAACCGCCGTGGTGACCGTGGCTGATGATGGGGGCTCTTCGGGGCGTTTGCGCAAGGAACTCGGGGTACTTCCTCCCGGGGATTTGCGGATGGCGCTAGCAGCGCTTTGTGACGATACTGACTGGGGTCTGACCTGGCGTGATGCTATGCAGCATCGTTTCAGTTCTGACGGTCCTCTCGATAATCACGCCCTGGGCAACCTGCTAATCGTAACCATGTGGGATTTATTGGGGGACGTAGTTGAAGGTCTAGATTGGGTGGCTAGACTGCTTAATTGCGAGGGAAAAGTACTTCCAATGTGCGCTGAACCAATGGAAATCGAAGCCGATTTGGTGCGCGGCGGTAAAAAACGTACGGTGCATGGGCAGGCGCGAGCCGCTAAAGCCCCGGGAAAAGTGGTTGACGTGCGACTAAGTCCCGCGCATCCGCAGGTGTGTCCCCAAACTATTCAGGCTATCCAGGAGGCAGAGGGGATTGTGCTGGGGCCTGGCTCCTGGTACACCTCGGTGATTCCGCACCTGTTAGTTCCCGAGCTTGCCGAGGCGCTACAAAATTCCTCGGCAGGCAAAGTAATGGTTATGAATCTTGAACCCCATACTGACGAAACCGAAGATTTGACGATATCGGGACATATCGAGGCCTTCCGCCATTTTGCGCCGGAGATGAAAATCGATGTGGTGATTGTGGATCCCACCGCGATTGACGATGACGATGAATTGGAACGCGCCGCAGAATCTGTGGGCGCAAAATTGGTAATGCGGCAGGTAAGAGCCGGTTCTGCCTCGGAGCAGCATGACCCCCTGCGGTTGGCAGCTGCGTTGCGCGACGCATTTCAGGGATATTTATCGGAAGTGGGAGTCTCCGAGTTCTAG
- the tpiA gene encoding triose-phosphate isomerase: MTRTPLLAGNWKMNMNHLEATRLVQELALDLQDHRFDYRNDVVVIPPFTDIRSVQTVVEADNLKITYGAQDVSVHESGAYTGEISASMLTKLGCSWVVVGHSERREYHCESDELVGQKAAVALEAGMTPIICCGEGLEVRKAGQHVAHVVKQIEGAYQGISADDAVNTVVAYEPIWAIGTGETATPEDAEEVCGAIREKLAELYSADVAEAIRILYGGSVKSANVAEIMAKPNVDGALVGGASLKAEEFSKIARFDD, from the coding sequence ATGACTCGTACCCCCTTGCTTGCTGGCAACTGGAAAATGAATATGAACCACCTGGAGGCAACTCGGTTGGTTCAAGAACTGGCGCTGGATCTGCAAGATCATCGTTTCGACTACCGCAATGATGTAGTGGTAATTCCGCCGTTTACCGACATTCGTTCGGTGCAGACCGTGGTGGAAGCTGACAATTTGAAGATCACCTACGGCGCACAAGATGTATCCGTGCATGAATCCGGTGCCTACACCGGTGAAATCTCAGCCTCAATGCTTACCAAACTGGGATGCTCCTGGGTGGTCGTTGGACACTCTGAACGCCGCGAATACCACTGTGAGAGTGACGAACTGGTGGGGCAAAAAGCTGCAGTAGCCCTGGAAGCCGGGATGACCCCGATTATTTGCTGCGGGGAAGGGCTAGAAGTACGTAAAGCCGGCCAGCATGTAGCCCATGTAGTAAAACAGATTGAAGGTGCTTATCAAGGTATTTCCGCTGATGATGCGGTTAATACTGTGGTGGCTTACGAACCAATCTGGGCGATTGGTACCGGTGAAACCGCAACTCCCGAGGACGCGGAGGAAGTTTGCGGTGCGATTCGGGAAAAACTAGCTGAGCTCTATTCTGCGGATGTTGCTGAGGCTATTCGGATTCTCTACGGAGGCTCCGTGAAATCTGCAAACGTTGCCGAGATTATGGCGAAGCCGAATGTGGACGGCGCCCTGGTTGGGGGAGCCTCCCTAAAGGCTGAAGAATTCTCGAAGATCGCTCGTTTTGACGACTAA
- the rapZ gene encoding RNase adapter RapZ, with translation MNEAQPHHVSSPPTVPEGVPILDETAPPREANVPEMIIITGMSGAGRSRAGKALEDLDWYVVDNLPPAMLLPFADMMTPEGEGIHRLAAIVDVRSGELFSKLQHALDELSRRHIRYQLVFLDADERVLVRRYESNRRPHPLQGGGRILDGIRSERRILAPIRARADALIDTSNMNVHDLNRHMRDVVAGEGDRPMKLTVMSFGFKNGIPLDADWVCDVRFLANPYWVSELRHLTGRDAPVAKYVLEQPGAKEFAENMVNMLTPIFDGYLTELKPFVTIAVGCTGGQHRSVALTEKMSELFRAQGLPVRTVHRDLGLE, from the coding sequence ATGAATGAAGCTCAGCCGCACCACGTATCTTCCCCGCCTACTGTGCCCGAGGGAGTACCGATACTTGACGAAACTGCTCCGCCCCGGGAAGCCAATGTCCCCGAGATGATTATTATTACCGGAATGTCAGGGGCTGGTCGCTCGCGAGCCGGAAAAGCTCTAGAAGACCTGGATTGGTACGTGGTCGACAACCTCCCTCCGGCGATGCTTTTGCCCTTCGCGGATATGATGACCCCGGAAGGAGAAGGCATTCACCGCCTGGCCGCGATTGTAGACGTGCGTAGCGGGGAATTATTCTCCAAGCTGCAACATGCTCTGGATGAACTTTCCCGGCGCCATATCCGCTATCAACTAGTTTTCCTAGATGCTGACGAGAGGGTATTGGTGCGCCGCTACGAGTCCAACCGGCGTCCGCACCCCCTGCAAGGAGGAGGGCGCATCCTGGATGGGATTCGCTCCGAGCGGCGGATACTGGCTCCGATTCGGGCTCGTGCCGATGCTTTAATCGACACTAGTAATATGAACGTCCATGACCTGAACCGGCATATGCGCGATGTGGTCGCCGGGGAAGGTGATCGTCCTATGAAGCTAACCGTGATGTCTTTCGGATTTAAGAACGGGATTCCCCTAGATGCCGACTGGGTGTGCGATGTGCGCTTTTTAGCTAACCCCTATTGGGTGAGCGAATTGCGGCATTTAACCGGTCGGGACGCCCCGGTAGCAAAATATGTGCTGGAACAGCCAGGTGCCAAAGAATTTGCAGAAAATATGGTGAATATGTTGACCCCAATTTTTGACGGATATTTAACGGAACTCAAACCCTTCGTTACTATCGCGGTCGGGTGTACTGGAGGTCAGCACCGTTCGGTGGCCTTAACTGAAAAAATGAGCGAACTTTTCCGCGCTCAAGGGCTACCAGTGCGCACCGTACACAGAGATTTGGGGTTGGAATGA
- the secG gene encoding preprotein translocase subunit SecG, with protein MQTVIEIIAQVVLVLSSLFLILTILMHKGSGGGLSDMFGGGLTSSAGSSGVAMRNLNRITVVTAIIWLISVIVLGLLPRIFS; from the coding sequence GTGCAAACCGTAATCGAGATTATCGCGCAAGTAGTACTGGTGCTATCCAGTTTGTTCCTGATTCTTACCATTCTGATGCATAAAGGCTCAGGTGGCGGTTTATCCGATATGTTCGGCGGGGGGCTGACTTCTAGTGCGGGATCATCCGGTGTTGCCATGCGTAACCTCAACCGCATTACTGTCGTCACCGCTATTATTTGGTTGATTAGCGTAATAGTTCTGGGGCTTTTACCAAGAATATTTTCATAA
- the tig gene encoding trigger factor, giving the protein MKTDVEKLEETRAKLTVQVPYEDLKPEIDKVYKQLGKQVSIPGFRPGHVPNQIIDQRIGRGYVLEQAINERLGDFYGRALNEAKLTPLGQPEVDVVETPAVEGKPGGDLKFTAEVDIVPDFELPSLEGVSLEVAKLEVSDEDVEKELDQLRDRFASLKTVERAAQDGDFTSIDMVAKIGDEEVDSVSGVSYQIGSQSMLEGMDEALSGMKAEETTDFKSTLKGGEHEGEEAEVTLTLHKVKERELPEADDDFAQMASEFDTIGELRTDLRGNVEKMRRQQQALEAREKLQDYLVENTDFPLPQKFIDAEVDRLAEGQEDADREELAESVKKQAKQQIVVDRIANDREVEIDPNELYQSIFEIAQMYGVDPMQMLQDQNQVAAMGQDLRRNRALVSLLREVTVKDEDGTEIDLSEFTKDPAEARAEQAAKAAAEAAETDSEAETSEEEN; this is encoded by the coding sequence GTGAAAACAGACGTGGAAAAACTGGAAGAAACCAGGGCTAAACTGACCGTCCAGGTACCCTACGAGGATCTGAAACCAGAAATTGACAAGGTATATAAGCAGCTAGGGAAACAAGTTTCCATTCCTGGCTTCCGCCCCGGTCACGTTCCCAATCAGATTATTGATCAACGGATTGGACGCGGTTATGTGCTTGAGCAGGCCATCAATGAACGCCTAGGGGATTTTTATGGTCGCGCTTTAAACGAAGCGAAGCTAACTCCTCTGGGGCAACCGGAAGTGGACGTGGTAGAGACTCCGGCGGTCGAGGGCAAACCTGGTGGCGACCTCAAGTTCACCGCGGAAGTAGATATCGTTCCCGATTTCGAGCTGCCCTCCCTCGAAGGTGTTTCTCTCGAGGTAGCAAAGCTGGAAGTAAGCGATGAGGACGTAGAAAAGGAACTAGACCAACTGCGTGATCGCTTTGCCTCCCTAAAGACCGTAGAGCGTGCGGCGCAAGATGGGGACTTTACCTCTATTGACATGGTCGCCAAGATTGGGGATGAGGAAGTAGATTCCGTTTCCGGGGTTTCCTACCAGATTGGCTCTCAGTCGATGCTCGAAGGCATGGATGAAGCCTTGAGTGGGATGAAGGCCGAGGAAACTACCGATTTCAAGTCAACTTTGAAGGGTGGAGAGCATGAGGGTGAAGAAGCCGAGGTTACTCTCACCTTGCATAAGGTTAAAGAGCGAGAACTGCCCGAGGCTGATGATGATTTCGCGCAGATGGCATCGGAGTTCGATACTATTGGGGAACTGCGCACCGATTTGCGCGGCAATGTCGAGAAGATGCGCCGCCAGCAGCAGGCTTTAGAGGCGCGCGAGAAACTACAGGACTACCTGGTGGAAAACACTGATTTCCCGCTTCCGCAGAAGTTTATCGATGCCGAGGTTGATCGCCTAGCTGAAGGACAGGAAGATGCTGACCGCGAGGAACTCGCCGAGTCAGTTAAGAAACAGGCTAAGCAGCAGATTGTGGTTGATCGCATCGCCAATGACCGCGAGGTAGAAATCGACCCCAATGAGCTCTACCAGTCTATTTTTGAGATAGCGCAGATGTATGGGGTTGATCCTATGCAGATGCTACAGGATCAAAACCAGGTGGCCGCGATGGGTCAAGATTTGCGCCGTAATCGCGCCCTGGTATCGCTGCTACGAGAAGTGACCGTCAAGGACGAGGACGGTACCGAGATTGACCTTTCGGAGTTCACCAAGGATCCGGCGGAGGCTCGCGCCGAGCAGGCCGCGAAAGCTGCCGCTGAGGCTGCTGAGACCGATAGCGAAGCCGAGACCAGTGAAGAAGAAAACTAG
- the uvrC gene encoding excinuclease ABC subunit UvrC: MANPASYRPNPADIPPSPGVYRFLDKNGRVIYVGKAINLRNRLANYFQPLESLHPRTRKMVTTGAAVKWITVDNELEALSLEYSWIKEFAPRFNVMYRDDKSYPYLALTMGEDYPRIHITRERRRPDSRYFGPYTQVWAIRETMDLLRKVFPLRSCTKGVFNRAQALGRPCLEGYIDKCAAPCVGRICREDYRNLAEQVSSFLDGKTEPFTSHLRYQMEQAASRLEFEQAAKLRDQLRALEKVREKNTVVLDESVDADVYALAKDDLEMIVQVFYVRAGRIRGERGWVVDTPEDSDLPEMLESFLEQVYGEYRQLNQAVVPAKSVDDVEHTPTQAIPSEILMPQMPAHAPTLTAWLSEMRGKKTQIRVPKRGAKRDLMDTVTENATQALRLHKTKRVGDLTQRSEALRELQEYLELADAPLRIEGYDISHTQGTHQVGSMVVFEDGAPLKRAYRSFNIQSTPKDSADDTKAMTEVLTRRFARLRQEEAEAQKELVSAESSAQITLRRFSYPPDLIVVDGGAPQVNAAQKTLEAVGANVSVIGLAKRLEEVWLPGAEFPVILPRTSPALYLLQYLRDESHRFAIAAHRKKRGKTVRKSALDSVPGLGPVRQKALLKHFGSLKRLKEAEEGEIAEVPGIGEVMAKQIFDSLADSR, translated from the coding sequence GTGGCTAATCCTGCATCCTACCGCCCAAATCCGGCAGATATTCCCCCCAGTCCCGGGGTGTATCGTTTTCTAGATAAAAACGGTCGCGTTATCTATGTGGGTAAAGCCATTAACCTGCGCAATCGACTAGCTAACTATTTTCAGCCCCTAGAATCTTTGCATCCACGCACCCGAAAAATGGTAACTACCGGGGCGGCGGTTAAATGGATCACGGTTGATAATGAACTTGAAGCACTTTCCTTGGAATATTCCTGGATCAAAGAGTTTGCTCCCCGCTTTAACGTTATGTATCGGGATGATAAATCCTATCCCTACCTGGCTTTAACTATGGGGGAAGACTATCCCCGCATACATATAACGCGGGAACGCCGCCGCCCTGACTCGCGCTATTTCGGTCCTTACACCCAGGTGTGGGCGATTCGAGAAACTATGGATTTATTGCGCAAAGTTTTTCCTTTGCGTTCCTGTACCAAAGGGGTTTTCAATCGCGCCCAAGCCTTGGGGCGCCCCTGCTTGGAAGGATATATCGATAAATGCGCTGCTCCCTGTGTAGGGCGGATCTGTCGAGAAGATTACCGAAACTTGGCGGAGCAGGTCAGTTCCTTCCTAGACGGGAAAACAGAACCTTTTACTTCCCACTTACGTTACCAAATGGAGCAGGCCGCCTCCCGTCTCGAATTTGAGCAGGCTGCGAAACTGCGTGACCAGTTACGCGCCCTCGAAAAAGTTCGAGAAAAAAATACGGTAGTGCTGGACGAGAGCGTGGACGCTGACGTTTATGCCCTAGCCAAAGATGACTTGGAAATGATCGTGCAGGTGTTTTACGTGCGGGCGGGCAGAATTCGGGGTGAGCGCGGTTGGGTGGTAGATACCCCCGAAGATAGTGACCTGCCAGAAATGCTAGAGAGTTTCCTGGAGCAGGTTTACGGAGAATATCGGCAGTTAAATCAAGCGGTAGTCCCCGCAAAAAGCGTAGATGACGTGGAACATACCCCCACTCAGGCGATTCCCTCCGAGATTTTGATGCCGCAAATGCCGGCGCACGCGCCAACCCTTACTGCTTGGCTAAGTGAAATGCGTGGTAAGAAAACCCAGATACGGGTTCCTAAACGGGGAGCTAAACGTGACCTGATGGATACCGTAACTGAAAACGCTACCCAAGCCTTGCGTCTACATAAAACCAAACGGGTAGGAGATTTAACTCAACGCTCCGAAGCTCTGCGCGAGCTGCAAGAATATCTAGAGTTAGCCGATGCCCCCCTTCGGATCGAAGGCTACGACATTTCCCATACTCAAGGCACTCATCAAGTCGGTTCGATGGTGGTATTTGAGGACGGAGCCCCCTTAAAACGTGCCTATCGCAGCTTTAATATCCAAAGCACCCCTAAGGATTCCGCTGACGATACCAAAGCTATGACTGAAGTACTTACCCGACGTTTCGCTCGGTTGCGGCAAGAAGAAGCAGAAGCCCAAAAAGAGTTAGTGAGTGCGGAAAGCTCCGCGCAGATAACCTTGCGGCGTTTTTCCTATCCTCCAGATTTGATCGTGGTTGATGGGGGAGCGCCCCAGGTCAATGCGGCACAAAAAACGCTGGAAGCAGTAGGCGCCAATGTGAGCGTAATTGGATTAGCTAAACGCCTGGAAGAAGTGTGGCTACCGGGTGCAGAGTTTCCGGTTATTTTGCCGCGCACTTCCCCCGCGCTTTATCTTTTGCAATACCTGAGGGACGAATCCCATCGTTTTGCGATTGCCGCACATCGGAAAAAACGAGGAAAAACCGTGCGAAAATCCGCCTTAGATAGCGTTCCTGGTTTAGGGCCGGTGCGGCAAAAAGCCTTGTTAAAACATTTTGGGTCTCTAAAACGCCTAAAAGAAGCCGAGGAAGGCGAAATTGCGGAAGTACCTGGGATAGGAGAAGTAATGGCGAAGCAGATTTTTGATTCCCTCGCCGATAGCCGGTAA
- a CDS encoding phosphoglycerate kinase: MALRGIESLGDLAGRKVLVRSDFNVPLKDGKITDDGRIRAALPTLMALVDAGAKVVVMAHLGRPKGQVNPEFSLAPVAKRLGELLGQEVTLAKDTVGEDAKAQAAALKDGQVLLLENVRFDGRENSKDDGERAALAKEYAQLADCFVSDGFGVVHRKQASVYDIAKLLPSAAGFLVKKEIESLRRATDNPERPYGVILGGSKVSDKLGVIANLLEKADFLAIGGGMAYTFLAAKGYEVGNSLLETDQIETVKGYMEKAAERGVDLLLPIDTLVAPEFSAQAPATLVDCDNMPTGQMGLDIGPKTAQLFADKIKAAKTVAWNGPMGVFEFAAFSEGTKAIAQALADSECFSVIGGGDSAAAVRTLGFDETKFSHISTGGGASLELLEGKTLPGIAVLED, translated from the coding sequence ATGGCTCTAAGAGGTATTGAGTCTTTAGGAGACTTAGCCGGACGTAAAGTCCTGGTACGCTCCGACTTTAACGTGCCGTTAAAAGACGGTAAAATCACTGATGACGGGCGTATTCGTGCCGCATTGCCTACGCTAATGGCATTGGTAGATGCCGGGGCGAAAGTAGTGGTAATGGCGCACCTAGGTCGCCCTAAAGGACAGGTTAACCCAGAATTTTCTTTAGCACCGGTCGCTAAGCGGCTGGGAGAACTGTTGGGGCAGGAAGTAACCCTAGCGAAAGACACGGTAGGCGAGGACGCGAAAGCTCAGGCTGCCGCGCTTAAAGACGGACAGGTGTTACTGCTAGAAAACGTCCGTTTCGACGGGCGGGAAAACTCCAAGGATGACGGGGAGCGGGCGGCTTTAGCTAAAGAATATGCGCAATTGGCTGACTGCTTTGTCTCTGATGGTTTTGGGGTAGTACATCGTAAACAAGCCTCGGTATATGACATAGCTAAACTACTGCCATCGGCGGCAGGATTCTTGGTAAAGAAGGAAATTGAGTCTTTGCGGCGGGCAACCGACAACCCGGAGCGTCCCTACGGGGTTATCCTGGGGGGCTCTAAGGTATCGGACAAGTTGGGGGTTATCGCCAACCTGTTGGAAAAGGCAGACTTCTTGGCTATCGGTGGCGGTATGGCCTACACCTTCCTGGCAGCCAAAGGCTACGAGGTTGGTAACTCGCTTCTGGAAACCGATCAGATTGAAACCGTTAAAGGATATATGGAAAAGGCCGCCGAACGCGGGGTAGATCTTTTGCTCCCGATTGACACCCTGGTGGCTCCGGAATTTTCGGCTCAGGCGCCCGCCACTTTGGTGGATTGCGACAATATGCCGACCGGTCAGATGGGACTAGATATCGGTCCCAAGACTGCTCAGCTATTTGCCGACAAAATTAAAGCGGCGAAAACCGTGGCTTGGAACGGCCCCATGGGTGTCTTCGAATTTGCAGCCTTTAGTGAAGGTACTAAAGCGATAGCGCAAGCCCTGGCCGACTCGGAATGCTTTAGCGTGATTGGCGGGGGAGATTCCGCTGCTGCGGTTCGTACCCTGGGATTTGATGAAACTAAGTTCAGCCATATTTCAACTGGTGGCGGAGCTTCTTTGGAACTATTAGAAGGTAAGACCCTCCCGGGTATTGCCGTATTGGAGGATTAA
- the gap gene encoding type I glyceraldehyde-3-phosphate dehydrogenase: MTIRVGINGFGRIGRNFFRAIRAQGADIEVVAVNDLTDNKTLAHLLKYDSILGRLDAEVTYDEKSITVGDHKIVTFEERDPANLPWSEVGADIVIESTGFFTDATKAKAHLEGGAKKVIISAPGKNVDATFVMGVNHTDYDPAKHNIISNASCTTNCLAPMAKVLNDNFGIERGLMTTIHAYTGDQRLHDAPHKDLRRARAAALNIVPTTTGAAKAVSLVLPELKGKLDGYALRVPVPTGSVTDLTFTPSKPCTAEEINAAMKKAAEGELKGVLAYSNDEPLVSTDIVTDPHTSIFDSALTKVIDGQVKVVSWYDNEWGYSNSLVNLTKLVGEKL, encoded by the coding sequence GTGACCATCCGCGTAGGAATTAATGGCTTTGGCCGTATCGGCCGTAACTTTTTCCGGGCTATTCGGGCTCAGGGTGCCGATATCGAGGTTGTGGCAGTTAACGACCTAACCGACAATAAAACTCTGGCTCACCTGCTAAAGTACGATTCAATCCTGGGGCGCCTCGATGCCGAGGTAACCTACGATGAAAAGTCGATTACCGTAGGTGACCACAAGATTGTAACTTTCGAAGAGCGCGATCCCGCGAACCTGCCCTGGAGTGAGGTAGGAGCGGATATCGTAATCGAATCCACTGGCTTCTTTACCGATGCCACCAAGGCAAAGGCACATCTGGAAGGGGGAGCAAAGAAAGTTATTATTTCGGCTCCCGGCAAGAATGTTGACGCTACTTTCGTTATGGGTGTAAACCACACCGATTACGATCCCGCAAAGCACAACATTATTTCTAATGCTTCTTGTACTACCAACTGCCTGGCGCCTATGGCAAAGGTACTAAACGACAATTTCGGGATTGAGCGCGGTTTGATGACCACGATTCACGCCTACACCGGCGATCAGCGTCTGCATGATGCTCCGCACAAGGATCTGCGCCGCGCTCGCGCTGCTGCGCTAAACATTGTGCCCACCACCACCGGTGCCGCCAAGGCAGTGTCCCTGGTACTACCGGAACTAAAGGGCAAGCTGGATGGCTACGCTCTGCGGGTACCGGTACCTACCGGCTCGGTTACCGACCTAACCTTTACCCCCTCCAAGCCCTGCACCGCCGAAGAAATCAACGCGGCGATGAAGAAAGCTGCCGAGGGTGAACTTAAAGGTGTGCTGGCGTACTCCAATGACGAGCCGCTGGTTTCCACCGATATTGTGACCGATCCGCACACTTCGATTTTCGATTCCGCCTTAACCAAGGTAATCGACGGTCAGGTGAAAGTGGTTTCCTGGTACGACAACGAGTGGGGCTACTCCAACTCCTTGGTCAATCTGACCAAACTGGTAGGAGAAAAGCTCTAA
- the whiA gene encoding DNA-binding protein WhiA, with product MSLTSDIKNELADKTIAKQSEAQAQTASILRFAGGIHLINRNIVVEAEVDNVKVMKKLVDNLEHLFDAHPDVVRVGAGGIRADDRYVVRIVENAGNIARLTGLIDRAGRPIRGLSPRLVSGDLGVAKATWRGAFMARGSLSQPGRSGSLEITCPGPEAALALVGAARRLGVSAKSRQVRGQDRVVVRDGEQISKLLTAMGALHAQEIWEKNRETNQVRGSVNRLANFDDANLRRSARAAVAAGARVRRAFEILGDDIPAHLLQAGQLRLQHKEASLEELGQKADPPLTKDAVAGRIRRLLAMADKAAHDRGIPSTQDAVEAEDVQ from the coding sequence ATGTCGTTAACCTCAGATATAAAAAATGAGCTGGCGGATAAAACCATAGCTAAACAGTCTGAGGCGCAGGCGCAAACAGCCAGCATTTTGCGTTTTGCGGGCGGTATCCACCTGATTAACCGCAATATCGTAGTGGAAGCAGAAGTCGACAATGTAAAGGTGATGAAAAAGCTGGTCGATAACCTTGAACATCTGTTTGACGCCCATCCCGATGTGGTGCGGGTAGGAGCTGGCGGGATTCGTGCGGACGACCGCTATGTAGTGCGCATAGTGGAAAATGCAGGTAATATCGCGCGTCTTACCGGCTTGATTGATCGTGCCGGGCGTCCTATCCGGGGTTTATCCCCGCGGCTAGTCTCCGGGGATTTGGGGGTAGCCAAGGCTACCTGGCGGGGTGCATTTATGGCACGCGGATCTCTCTCGCAGCCAGGACGCTCCGGTTCTTTAGAAATTACCTGTCCCGGTCCCGAGGCGGCGCTAGCGTTGGTGGGGGCAGCTCGACGCCTGGGGGTGAGCGCAAAATCTCGCCAGGTGCGTGGACAAGACCGGGTAGTGGTACGTGACGGGGAGCAAATCTCGAAGCTACTAACCGCTATGGGAGCTTTGCACGCTCAAGAAATCTGGGAAAAGAATCGGGAAACTAATCAAGTACGGGGTTCGGTTAATCGCTTAGCGAATTTTGATGATGCGAACTTGCGGCGCAGCGCCCGAGCCGCAGTGGCAGCAGGAGCGCGAGTTAGACGCGCCTTCGAAATCTTGGGGGACGATATTCCCGCGCACCTTTTGCAGGCGGGGCAATTGCGTTTGCAGCATAAGGAAGCGTCCTTGGAGGAGTTGGGGCAAAAGGCTGACCCCCCGTTGACTAAAGATGCGGTTGCCGGAAGGATCCGGCGGCTGTTAGCCATGGCAGACAAGGCTGCCCATGACAGAGGAATTCCCTCCACGCAGGATGCGGTGGAGGCAGAGGATGTCCAATAG